The segment CTTCCTGTCTGACAGGCAATCAGTGGATGAGGAATCAGCTGGCCGTCTTTCTCGTCATAATAATCCGCATACAGACAATCAGCTCCGGTTGAATCGGCAATCTCACACATACGTTCCAATGCCCACGCACCCAAAACAAACCTGTCTGGTGATAAACTCAATAATATATAATCAGATTGCGCCGAAACGGCAAGATCGTTCAGCAACTCGCGGCTCCAGGCCGACGGTCCTTGAGGCATATCAAAAACAACTACATTGCTTACCAATGCCTGCGACAGAAACGCGTCTTCGTTCATCCGGGCAACAGCCGGATCTTGCCGCATGACAAAACAGGTGATACGTTTTTCCATGAATTTCTATTTTTAAGGCAAAAATAAGAAAGGATTTTGACTTTTCAGGCTTTCATCCGCACAATGAATACGACAGTCGAATCGGCCGCCTCCGGAAAAGCATGTCGCAACGTTTCGCCCCGCTTTGTAAACGAATAGGTGTGTCCATACAAGTCCATCGGCTCTAATGCTGCCACCGAGCCGGTCTGGAAAAAGTCGTCGGTAAATCCATCATTCAGCTCCCAGGCCTGATTATCATAACAGTCCCAGCAGAATACATACCGCCGGTCAGCTTCTTCAGCATGCTGGTTGACTGCCAGCCAATACCGACTTCCCAAACTGACAGGCAACAGCGGAACGTCATCTTCATTGACACCCATCATTTCACCCTGCTGATGAAGATACAGTGAATCACGCAATAAATGTTCCGACTCACAAGGAGCGCTATAGGCATAGATACGTCCGCCTGGCGATACCCGCAGACAGACAGACTGTGTATTAGGCGATAAGACAGGATGTGATAAAGCGGTTTCAACAATGGGATGAGATTCGAGCGGACGAAAATAGGTGTCATATACCTGCACCTGCTGTTTGATACACGGACGCCGTAGCGTATCAGTAGCCATCACCCGTTCGGCTGTATATATCTTTCCTCGGTGCAGTACGGCCGACATCAGCTGTTCTTCATTGAAATCTTTCCGGAGTTTCTTTTTGAAAAGTAATTCCCCATCAAACGTATAATAATAAATGTCGTTTACATTTCCCAATACAATCAGCTGTCTCTTCAGCGAATGAACCAGATAACCAGCTACCTGGATTTCCTCCGGATCTGTTATCTGGCAGATCAGCTCACCTTGCCGGTTGAAACGGTACAACACACCTTGGCTGATGAGAAACAAATCATTCCCTTCCTTTTGGATATCATGGGCTTCTGTCAGAGACCGGCCGTTAATCGGTTTCAACGGAATAGCAGTAACCGACTCGGCAATATCCGAAAGTTCTCCATTCCGATTTATATCTGTACTTCTTCCCGCCAATAGATGTTCATAACCGAAACCTCCACAAAGCAGCAGCATAGCCGCTAATATGATACAAGTGATCTGTTTCATTTTCGTCAGATTTTACATATAAAAAACGGTAAGAAAACAGATTTAGTATATCTAATCACAGATAAAGATGAAAAAAAACAGTGCCAGGATACATCTATTCTCAATTATTTTTACTTATTTTGTCGTGTATTCATCTGAGAGACGATGGGTAGTTCTTGTAAGACTACGTTAGTTTTTCAAAATACAAAGGCGATATTTGACAATTTTTGTTTCTGCATGTTGCTAAAGTAAGGTTGATGAGGAGATTATGTTTTTGTCAGCAGACAATACGATAGTTGTTACAAAAATACCTTTTCCAGTAACCGACAAAAGGATTATTCTCCTCTAAACGAAGGTTTTGTTATCAGGCGAATTCACAATTGTAGCCTGAACCTTCCTTTTGTTTCCTGATGAAACATGTAAATAAACACAATCATCCCATTGATCTGCCAATAAAAGCGTGTTTTTCAAAAAAAGGCCTTATTGTTGGGTGCAGGATGCTTAGCATGGGTAAAATACACTCATTTTTCATCTGCTTAAGATGGGGATGAAATGTGCAAGAAATCTGTATCAAATAGAAAAAGTCTTACAAGAACTCAGGCTATAAATGATGATGCATTGGATAGAATCTATTTTTATAATTAATATTTCTTTTTTATACACAAGGTATTTCCACGTTGAGAAACGAAAGAATACCTGCAAGAAAGTCTAACAGGCTTTTTTGTGAATGTTTTTTAGTATATGAATGTTTTTCTCCCGTTGAGAAACTCGAGAAAAAAGAAGTCGGAGGAGAAAGATCTTGGTCTTTCTCCTCTTTTATTATCCACAAGATGATTCCTGAATACCTACAAATGATTAAACGAAAGGAAATATCAAGGTTTAAGTTACCAAAAAATGGTGATTGCGACTTTTTCGTCCAACCGGTACTTTTGCAAACGAAAAATAACGCTAAAAATAAAATGAATCAGAGTAAGACAATAAGAGCTGTTTATGTTGTGTTTATGTGGCTAATCTGTACCAGTACGCTTTGGGCGCAATCCCTGGCTGTGCTGTCGGGGAAAGTCATTTCGTCCGACCAGGGCATAGTTGATTTTGCATCTGTCTATTTGAAAGGAACAAATATCGGATGCACGACCGATGATAAAGGTCTTTTCCACCTGAAAGTTCCCGAAGGAGAATATACCTTAGTTGTCTCGGCTGTGGGTTATCAGACGGCCGAACAGACGATCCAGGCCAAAAGTGGAGAGAAACAGCGGTTGCGCATTCGCCTTTCAACGGATACAAAGGAACTGGATGAGGTTGTCGTTGTGTCTAATGGAGTAAGCCGGGTGAAAAAGTCGGCATTCAATGCCATTGCCTTAGATACAAAAATCCTGCAGAATTCCACTCAAAACCTGAGTGAAGCCTTGGCTCAGGCTCCGGGCATGAAACTGCGTGAATCAGGAGGTGTCGGTTCAGACATGCAACTGATGATGGACGGATTCAGCGGCAAACATATCAAGATATTTATTGACGGTGTGCCTCAGGAAGGCGTTGGCAGTTCTTTCGGATTAAATAACATTCCGGTGAATTATGCCGACCGGATTGAAATTTACAAAGGTGTCGTACCCGTTGGTTTCGGAACCGATGCGATTGGTGGTGTCATCAATATCATTACCCGGAAGAACCGCGACCGCTGGTTTGCCGATGCTTCTTATTCGTATGGTTCGTTCAATACGCACAAATCATACATCAACTTCGGACAAACCTTCAAGAATGGGCTGACTTATTCGATTAATGCTTTTCAGAACTATTCGGACAACGATTATTATGTGGATACACCCGTAAAAGACTTTGAGACCGGCGCCATCAACAAGAAGAAGATTGAGCATGTCCGTCGTTTCCACGATATGTACCATAACGAAGCGGTAGTTGCCAAGGTCGGCATTACCGATAAGCCCTGGGCCGACCGGCTGATGTTCGGCTTTACCTGGTCGAATATGTACAAGGACATCCAGACAGGAGTCCGGCAGGAAGTCGTGTTCGGAGGTAAATACCAGAAAGGTCATTCCCTGATGCCTTCTCTTGAATACCGCAAACAGAACCTCTTCACCCAGGGGCTGGATGTTACATTGACAGCCAATTATAACAAGAACATCACGCACAACGTCGATACATCGACCTATGAATATAACTGGCGGGGAGAAATGCGTCCACTGAAGTCGCCCGGAGAACAATCCTATCAGCATACCCGCTCTGACAATCAGAACTGGAACGGCTCTGTGACGTTGAATTATCGGTTGGGAAAAGCCCATACGTTTACCTTCAACCATGTACTGAATATGTTTACGCGAACCAACCAGTCTATGCTGTATGAAGACTCAGAAGCTAATGCCATCCCGAAAGAAACGCATAAAAACATCAGCGGACTCTCTTACCGCCTGATGCCAAACGAGAAATGGAATGTGTCGGTATTCGGGAAGTATTACAACCAGTATAATGCGGGCCCGGTAGCGACGTCTACAGCACAGGACAATTATGTAAAGACAACCAATTCAGTCAGTGCCTTAGGATATGGAGCAGCCGGCACCTACTTCATCGGAAAAGGTTTCCAGGCAAAGTTATCGTATGAAAAAGCATATCGTCTGCCTACCAATGAAGAGATGTTTGGAGACGAAGACCTCGAAACCGGTGATATATCGCTGAAGCCGGAAAAGAGTGACAACGTAAACCTCAACCTGAGTTATAATCAGACTTTCGGACGGCATTCGGTATATGCGGAAGGAGGCGTGGTTTACCGGAATACCCAAGACTATATCCAGCGCAGCCTTACCGACCTGAGTGGCGGAAAATACGGAGCAACCTATGTGAATCATGGAAAGGTTCTGACAAAAGGTTATAATCTTTCTGTCCGTTATGGATTTGGTGAATGGCTGAGCCTAGGAGGAAACTTTACCCAAATGAACGTCCGCGACAATGTCAAGACCGTCGACAGCGGCTCCAGCCAGGAAAGTCTGACATACGGCGCCCGTATGCCGAACTTACCTTATCAGTTTGCCAACTCGGATATTTCCTTTTATTGGAACAACCTGCTCCAGAAAAGAAACAAACTGACGCTGACGTACGACAACCTGTATATGCACAGTTTCCCGCTTTATTCGGAAGCTTTGGGTAGTGAATCAGATTATGTGGTGCCGACACAATTCTCGCACAACCTGACTCTCACCTACAGCCTGCAGAACGGACGGTATAATTTCTCGGTAGAATGCCGGAACTTCACCAACGAGAAACTGTATGACAACTTCAGTCTGCAAAAGGCTGGAAGAGCTTTCTATGGCAAGATCCGGGTTTGCTTCGGGAATTAATCAGGCATTCGACAGATGGATTTCAGATACCATAAAAGGAGGCTAAACGAAATTAAGCAGAATCGAAAACGAAACCAGTAGGAATCAAAATCGGTTCTCGTTGGTTTCATCTGAAAAGCTGCCTATCTTTTTCTAAAAAGCCGGCGTATTTTGACTAAAAGCTGCCTACCTTTTTAGGAAAACCTGCCTAGCTTTTTCAGGAATCATAAGTCGTACATATAGGATATTGGAACCCAATAAATTAGAAATAAACAACAATCAAACATTTCAAGATAAACAATCATTAAAACAGAACAATATGAAAAGAAGACTTCTAACCGTAAGTTGCGCTGCCGTATGTATGTGCGGATTTGTGTTGACCTCTTGTAGCGAAGATGATCCGGTAACTCCGGGTAACAACGGAGATAACAACAACGGCACATCCACCACCGAAGTTATCTCAAACTATGTAGTAGCGGCTTCCGTAAGCAATGCCAATTATCTGCTGACAGCTGATACGCTGACAGAAGGCACCATCTCTGCCAAGAATAACGGATTGACGACCGAAAGCGGAACCCAATGGATTTTCTATCAGGATAAATATCTCTACCGGCTGGTTTACAACCAGGGAAATGCCGGTGTCACTTCTTCTTATATCCTGAATGCGGCAGGTAAAGTGGAAGAACGTGACAATACTTACGAGATCAAACGTTTCACTTCGTATGGTACTTATAAGAATTATATCATCACTGCCTCAGCCGGCGATCTGTCTCAAGCATATGCGGATGAGAACGGCTATCTGCCCAAAGGTTTTCTTTTCTCTTATCTGGATGTAGAAAATGAGACCTTTAAGACAAACAGCGACGTGAGCTACTCGGAGAACTTTTTAGGCAACGGAGAATACGTAACACTGGCCGGTATCCTCGAAGCCAACGATAAGATTTACAGTGTGGCCGTTCCGATGGGATTGAGCCAGTATGGAGTTAAAGCGGAAGGTGGGAAATATGTCATTTATCCCGATCTGGTTAAACAGGAATCGGGAGGAAGCGGCAGCAGCTCCTATGAAAAGGGCGAACTGCAATGGACGCAATACCCGAACGAATGCTGGGTAGCAATCTTCGGTGATGAATCATTCCAGAACAAGACGTTGATCAAGACCGACAAGATCAGCTACGCCTGCGGACGGAATAAATCACAGTATTATCAGACTATTTGGTCTGCCGATAATGGCGATATATATGTCTTCTCACCCAGCTATGCCAAAACAATGACCGATCCGCGCCAGCAGACGACGTTGCCGGCAGGTGTCGTGCGCATAAAAGCGGGAACAGATACATTCGATGACGATTATTATTGCAATCTGGAAGAACAGACCGGTGGAAAGTCGTTCTTGCGCTGCTGGCATATCTCCGACGATTATTTTCTGCTCCTGATGTATGACCGTCCACTCACTGAATCCGGATTCGCCGCCAAAGAAATGGCTATCTTCAAGGGAGAAGACAAGAAACTGACCTACGTAAGCGGTATGCCTAAAGCCAGCGTAATCTCCGGATTCGGGAATACACCTTATACAGAAAACGGAATGGTTTATGTCGCTGTAACTACTACCGATGGCAGCCAACCGGCCATTTACCAGATTGATCCTACTTCTGCGACAGCCACCAAAGGATTGACTGTTGAATCGGAACAGATCTCGGGTGTTGGAAAATTGACATACTATGTAACTGAATAATCCGATGCGTAAGTTTTTTCATCAGATTCATCTCTGGTTGTCCATCCCGTTAGGAATACTGATCTCGGTGATTTGTCTGACTGGTGCAATCTTAGTGTTCGAGAAGGAAATTACACAGATAATGTATCCTGAAACCCGGACAACCCAGGTTGAAGGGCAACATGGCAGGAAACAACGCCCTGAATTTTTCCGACAGGTACGCGCCCTGCATCGCTGGTTACTCGACGCGCCAGCCAAAAAGGGTGAGTCATCTGCCGGGAAAACAGTAGTGGGTATCACTACCGTAGCAATGACCGTCATCCTGATCAGCGGGGTGATTATCTGGTTTCCGCGAAACCGTCGTACACTGAAGAACCGACTACAAATATCCTGCACGAAAGGCTGGCGTCGTTTTTGGTACGACAGTCACGTAGCCTTGGGCTTTTACAGTACACTGTTTCTACTCATTATGGCACTGACAGGCCTGACCTGGTCTTTTTCCGGTTATCGGACTTTCATGTACGATCTTTTCTCCGGCCTGCCGGTAGATAATCTCCGACGATTCTTCTATTCTCTGCATACAGGCACATGGGGCGGATTGACAACGCGGATTCTCTATTTCCTCGCGGCTTTGATTGGAGGAATATTACCGCTGAGCGGTTATTATTTGTGGTGGAAGAAACAGAAACGGAAATAATTGACTTCACAATCTATTTACAATACAAAAGGGGCTTTTCGCCCCTTTTATTATTTAGCAAAACCGACCGGATGATTCAAGAACGGCACCTGTGTTGCTTTCAATTTCAACTTTTGGGCGAGAACTTCCTTGTCCATTGTCCCGCGTGGCACCGTAGCCAATCCCATTCCGGCACAAGCGATCGAAATATTCTGTGAAACGATTCCTGCATCCAGCGCTCCCGTCAAGCGGTTCTGCGGTGTATCGCCACCCCGCATCTTCGACAAGTCGCTTACCAAAACCAACGAAACAGGAGCAACAGCAGCAAAGTCCTGTCCTTTCGCAACATCTTTTCTCAGGTCCTCAGCCGTCACCGGTACCAATTTGTTAGCTTTGGCATCGTACAAATAAGCACCTTTTGCCGTACATACATAAATATCAACATCCTGATAATTCAATGCACTGGGCGCCGTACGCATTCCCTTCTCCGGGCGATTTACGCCATTGGCAGCCCAAAGCAAATCCGAAAGCTGTTGCAGAGAAAGCTCCTTATCGGCATACGAACGGCACGACTGACGGTTAGCAAAAGCAGTCATCACGTCTGTGCCACACTGTTTACTCGGAGCATTCAGCGAGATTCCATGCAAGTCCTGGGCACTTGCCCCGAAAATGGAGCAAGCTGCCATCATGGCAAATACAAAGTTTTTCATTGTGTTCTTCTTTTTCATGATTAAAACTGGTTTTTGTTCGTCGTAAAGATAACACAAAAACTTGTATTAGCCCAGATTCACCTTCAAGTTTATATCAGATTATTGTACATACAATTGATGCGTGCCAGCCGTTAAAGCCACCGTCTTTCCATCAAGGATTAAATCGGCCGTACAACCCAATGGAACCTTTACTGTCAGCTGGATCCTGCCATCCTCGGTTCGTTTCCATTCACTGCTGATTTCACCGGCTACAGAATCATAGGAACCTTTCGCCCACTGCATATCTGCCGGGAAATACGGAGTGAAACGGATATGATGGAACCCGGGTTGCTGTTCGTCATAATTGATACCTGCCAACTGATTCATCATCCAGGCAGAGACATCGCCCATAAAGACATGGTTCAACGAAGCATCTCGGAACTCCGGACTCAACGTCCAAGTTTCGGGTAACGTAGTATAACCCATTGTTTCTACCCAATATCCCCACGAAGGAGCTTCCCGTTTTGTAATCATCTTCATCGCATCTTCCAAATAGCCATAACGAGTCAGCATAGCCGGAACCGTCTTTGTTCCGATCAGACCAAAGTCAAGGAAATAATTATTATCGGCTACCAGCTGATGCAACTTATCTGCTACAGCCTGTTCTTTTCCTTCAGGAACCAGACCCAAATACAACGCCAGAGCCTGTGCTGCCTGTGTACCTTCAGCATACGTAGCAGTTTCAGGATGGAAGAACTTCTGATTGATACGTTCCTTTAATGCTTCCGCTTTCTCGGCATACGGTTTCGGATCTTTCCCCAAGAGAGAAGCAAAACGAGCCATCAGCTGATTATCCAAATAATAGTAGGCCGTAGAAGTGTATTCGTTGTTGGTTGTCGACTTCCAGTACACCCAGTCGCTCAACCCAAAGGTTAGGAATCCATCCTTCTCTTTTGTCTGAAGATAGGCTAAATAACGCTCCATCGTAGGATACAGTTTCTCGATGCTTTCTGTTGTACCATAATAATTATACAACGCATTCGGAATGATGAACATCACGGCGTCCCACACCGGACCAGGGAATTCGCCATATCCCCAGCCACTCGAAGGAATGATGCCGGAGATGTCGCCTTCAGCCCGTTGGTTATCGATAATGTCGTCCATCCATTTCTCGTAGAACGTAATGCCATCGAAGCCCAGCAACCCCAAATCAATGGCAATGTGTGCATCAGCTGTCCAGCCATTCTTTTCCCGCTGAGGGCAATCTGTCGGTATACTATGCAAATTGCTCTGGTATGCCTGCATAGTTGCATTCCAGATCTTATTCAACGTCTCATTCGAACAACTGAATGAACCCACCGGTTTCAGATCCGTATGCACGAAAAGAGCCGTCAGGCTTTCTTCCGTCAGCTGAATAGGCTTGTCACTCTCTACTTCAACATATTGGAAGCCATGATAAGTAAACGAAGGAACAAAGGTTTCTTCCTCTCCCGTCCCTTTCAGGTAATATTCATCCATCTGGAATACTTCACCCGGTTTCACAGGATGATAATACACGTTGATATTTCCCTGTTCCAGTCGCCCGTCTTTCTTCAACAGTTCACCATGTTTCAATGTGATATGTGTACCGGCTTCGCCTTTTACTTTCAGTCGGCACAGACCAGCCATATTCTTCGGAAAAGCATAAACATACAATCGGTCACTGAAGGCTTTCATTGAGACCGGTTTCAATTCTTCTGTTGCATGGATTCCCGGCATTTCCTGTGCTACCAGTAAAGCCGAAGGCGTGGCTACTTCTACTGCGGTTTGCCAAGCACTGTCGTCAAACGACGCGAGCTTCCAGCCTTCCGGTTCCAGACGGGCATCGTAACGGTCGCCACTATAAATATTATTATAAGTATATGGGCCACATGCCGTTCTCCAGGAATTATCAGATACTACCGTTTGTTGTGTGCCATCTTCATAGTCAATCCGCAGTTCACACAACATACGCGGACGATCACGCCAACGGGCCTCGTGGAAATTCCATACAGCCACCGACTGTTCGTTATACCATCCATTGCCCAAGACTGCTGCTACGGCATTATCACCTTTCTGCAAGAGAGAAGTAACATCGTGCGTCACATACAAGTTCCGCTTATCAAAATGTGTATATCCGGGATCCAGGAAATTCTCTCCTACCCGTTTTCCATTGAGGAAAATTTCATAATATCCGGCAGCCGACACATACAACCTTGCCTCCTTGACCGGTTTATCTATCACAAATCCTTTACGGAACATGGGAGCCGGTTCGTATTCCTTGTCATTATCGTCGGTAATCCACTTGGCCTGCCAGTCGGCATTCT is part of the Parabacteroides sp. AD58 genome and harbors:
- a CDS encoding 6-bladed beta-propeller, giving the protein MKQITCIILAAMLLLCGGFGYEHLLAGRSTDINRNGELSDIAESVTAIPLKPINGRSLTEAHDIQKEGNDLFLISQGVLYRFNRQGELICQITDPEEIQVAGYLVHSLKRQLIVLGNVNDIYYYTFDGELLFKKKLRKDFNEEQLMSAVLHRGKIYTAERVMATDTLRRPCIKQQVQVYDTYFRPLESHPIVETALSHPVLSPNTQSVCLRVSPGGRIYAYSAPCESEHLLRDSLYLHQQGEMMGVNEDDVPLLPVSLGSRYWLAVNQHAEEADRRYVFCWDCYDNQAWELNDGFTDDFFQTGSVAALEPMDLYGHTYSFTKRGETLRHAFPEAADSTVVFIVRMKA
- a CDS encoding family 78 glycoside hydrolase catalytic domain, whose translation is MKRNILLIMTATAGLLASCVQTNERIVPVGLRTEYLENPIGIDTKAPRFTWTYAGEDTTFVPSRYEIRIGTSPTDLKVYNEQTELKPETRYYWQVTVWDQDGNPCRTSEVASFELGKGENADWQAKWITDDNDKEYEPAPMFRKGFVIDKPVKEARLYVSAAGYYEIFLNGKRVGENFLDPGYTHFDKRNLYVTHDVTSLLQKGDNAVAAVLGNGWYNEQSVAVWNFHEARWRDRPRMLCELRIDYEDGTQQTVVSDNSWRTACGPYTYNNIYSGDRYDARLEPEGWKLASFDDSAWQTAVEVATPSALLVAQEMPGIHATEELKPVSMKAFSDRLYVYAFPKNMAGLCRLKVKGEAGTHITLKHGELLKKDGRLEQGNINVYYHPVKPGEVFQMDEYYLKGTGEEETFVPSFTYHGFQYVEVESDKPIQLTEESLTALFVHTDLKPVGSFSCSNETLNKIWNATMQAYQSNLHSIPTDCPQREKNGWTADAHIAIDLGLLGFDGITFYEKWMDDIIDNQRAEGDISGIIPSSGWGYGEFPGPVWDAVMFIIPNALYNYYGTTESIEKLYPTMERYLAYLQTKEKDGFLTFGLSDWVYWKSTTNNEYTSTAYYYLDNQLMARFASLLGKDPKPYAEKAEALKERINQKFFHPETATYAEGTQAAQALALYLGLVPEGKEQAVADKLHQLVADNNYFLDFGLIGTKTVPAMLTRYGYLEDAMKMITKREAPSWGYWVETMGYTTLPETWTLSPEFRDASLNHVFMGDVSAWMMNQLAGINYDEQQPGFHHIRFTPYFPADMQWAKGSYDSVAGEISSEWKRTEDGRIQLTVKVPLGCTADLILDGKTVALTAGTHQLYVQ
- a CDS encoding DUF4374 domain-containing protein — encoded protein: MKRRLLTVSCAAVCMCGFVLTSCSEDDPVTPGNNGDNNNGTSTTEVISNYVVAASVSNANYLLTADTLTEGTISAKNNGLTTESGTQWIFYQDKYLYRLVYNQGNAGVTSSYILNAAGKVEERDNTYEIKRFTSYGTYKNYIITASAGDLSQAYADENGYLPKGFLFSYLDVENETFKTNSDVSYSENFLGNGEYVTLAGILEANDKIYSVAVPMGLSQYGVKAEGGKYVIYPDLVKQESGGSGSSSYEKGELQWTQYPNECWVAIFGDESFQNKTLIKTDKISYACGRNKSQYYQTIWSADNGDIYVFSPSYAKTMTDPRQQTTLPAGVVRIKAGTDTFDDDYYCNLEEQTGGKSFLRCWHISDDYFLLLMYDRPLTESGFAAKEMAIFKGEDKKLTYVSGMPKASVISGFGNTPYTENGMVYVAVTTTDGSQPAIYQIDPTSATATKGLTVESEQISGVGKLTYYVTE
- a CDS encoding PepSY-associated TM helix domain-containing protein gives rise to the protein MRKFFHQIHLWLSIPLGILISVICLTGAILVFEKEITQIMYPETRTTQVEGQHGRKQRPEFFRQVRALHRWLLDAPAKKGESSAGKTVVGITTVAMTVILISGVIIWFPRNRRTLKNRLQISCTKGWRRFWYDSHVALGFYSTLFLLIMALTGLTWSFSGYRTFMYDLFSGLPVDNLRRFFYSLHTGTWGGLTTRILYFLAALIGGILPLSGYYLWWKKQKRK
- a CDS encoding SagB/ThcOx family dehydrogenase, producing MKNFVFAMMAACSIFGASAQDLHGISLNAPSKQCGTDVMTAFANRQSCRSYADKELSLQQLSDLLWAANGVNRPEKGMRTAPSALNYQDVDIYVCTAKGAYLYDAKANKLVPVTAEDLRKDVAKGQDFAAVAPVSLVLVSDLSKMRGGDTPQNRLTGALDAGIVSQNISIACAGMGLATVPRGTMDKEVLAQKLKLKATQVPFLNHPVGFAK
- a CDS encoding TonB-dependent receptor, which encodes MWLICTSTLWAQSLAVLSGKVISSDQGIVDFASVYLKGTNIGCTTDDKGLFHLKVPEGEYTLVVSAVGYQTAEQTIQAKSGEKQRLRIRLSTDTKELDEVVVVSNGVSRVKKSAFNAIALDTKILQNSTQNLSEALAQAPGMKLRESGGVGSDMQLMMDGFSGKHIKIFIDGVPQEGVGSSFGLNNIPVNYADRIEIYKGVVPVGFGTDAIGGVINIITRKNRDRWFADASYSYGSFNTHKSYINFGQTFKNGLTYSINAFQNYSDNDYYVDTPVKDFETGAINKKKIEHVRRFHDMYHNEAVVAKVGITDKPWADRLMFGFTWSNMYKDIQTGVRQEVVFGGKYQKGHSLMPSLEYRKQNLFTQGLDVTLTANYNKNITHNVDTSTYEYNWRGEMRPLKSPGEQSYQHTRSDNQNWNGSVTLNYRLGKAHTFTFNHVLNMFTRTNQSMLYEDSEANAIPKETHKNISGLSYRLMPNEKWNVSVFGKYYNQYNAGPVATSTAQDNYVKTTNSVSALGYGAAGTYFIGKGFQAKLSYEKAYRLPTNEEMFGDEDLETGDISLKPEKSDNVNLNLSYNQTFGRHSVYAEGGVVYRNTQDYIQRSLTDLSGGKYGATYVNHGKVLTKGYNLSVRYGFGEWLSLGGNFTQMNVRDNVKTVDSGSSQESLTYGARMPNLPYQFANSDISFYWNNLLQKRNKLTLTYDNLYMHSFPLYSEALGSESDYVVPTQFSHNLTLTYSLQNGRYNFSVECRNFTNEKLYDNFSLQKAGRAFYGKIRVCFGN